TCAACTTGCAAGAGGGCAAGATGTCCAAGCGCGCGGGCCGGTTCGTCACCCTCGACGAGCTCGTGGACCGGGTCGGTTCCGACGCCGTCCGTTACTTCTACCTCCTGCGCTCGCCGGACACCACCATCGAGTTCGACCTGGAGCTTGCGGTCACCCAGGGCAACGAGAACCCCGTGTACTACGCGCAATACGCGCACGCGCGGCTGGCCAACGTCGAGGCGACGGCAAGCGAGCGGCATCCGCGATTGCCGGAGCGGGCGGAGGTCTCGTTGCTCGTGCATCCATGGGAGCTCGACGTGGCTCGCCAGCTCGCGTTCTGGCCGGAGGTGGCCGCGGACGCCGCGCGGCTCCTCGAGCCGCACCGCATCCCGTACTACGTGCAGGACCTCGCCACCGCGGTGCACCGCTTCTATCACGCGGGCAACGAGACCAGCGACCATCGGGTGGTGGTCGACGACGAGGCGGTGACCCGAGCGCGCTTGGAACTGTGCCGGGCGGCGCGTCACACTTTGAAGACCGCGCTCGGCCTCATGGGAGTCACCGCTCCCGACCGCATGTAAGGTTCGGATTTCCCCCCACCGGCATTCACAAGGAGAGAGATTTGGACGTCACCTGGCTGGGACATGGCTGCTTTCGGCTGCGCGGCCGCGGCGCGGCAGTCGTGACCGACCCCTACCCGCCGGCGATCGGGCTCAAGCTGCAGCGGCTGGACGCCGACCTCGTGACGGTCAGCCATGAGCACGAGAACCACAACTACACCCAGATACTGCGCGACGCCTACGAGATCCGGGGGCCGGGCGAGTATGAGGTCGCGGGCATCAGCGTCATCGGCGTGCCCACCTATCACGACGCGGAGAAAGGCGCCAAGCAGGGTCGCAACACCATCTACCTGATCGAGATCGACGACGTGCGAGTGTGCCATCTCGGCGACCTCGGTCACCGACTCGACGACGCGGATGCCGAGGCCATCTCCGCGCCGGACGTGCTGCTCGTCCCGGTCGGCGGCCGCACCGCGATCAACGCCGCGGAGGCGGCGGAGGTGGTCCGCCAGCTCGAACCGCGCTACGTCGTGCCCATGCACTACGCCATCCCCGGGCTGAAGCTGGAGCTCGACACCATCGACCGGTTCCTCAAAGAGATGGGCGTGAAGCCGTCCGAGCCTCAGCCCAAGCTGTCCGTCATGGCCTCGTCGGGGGATTACGAGACCAAGGTCGTCGTCCTGGAGCCGAAAGTCGAACCCAGGTAAGCGTCGCGCGTCCCGTCGCCCAGCCGACCCGGTAACATGGTTAAAACCGCCCTGGAGGTCTGCATGTCGAAGTACGTTTTCGTGACCGGGGGTGTCGTCTCCTCGCTTGGGAAGGGCATCACGGCGGCGTCGATCGGGAACATCCTGAAAGCCCGCCACCTCACCGTCTCCCTCCAGAAGCTCGACCCGTACCTGAACGTGGACCCCGGCACGATGAGCCCGTACCAGCACGGCGAGGTGTTCGTCACCGACGACGGCGCCGAGACCGACCTCGACCTCGGGCACTACGAGCGCTTCGTCGACGAGAACCTGACCGTCGCCTCCAACGTCACCACCGGCAAGATCTACCAGGAGGTCATCGCGCGCGAACGTCGAGGCGACTACCTCGGCGCCACCGTGCAGGTCATCCCCCACGTCACCAACGTGATCAAGGAAAAGATCCTCCGGGCGTCACGCGACCCGCAGGCCGATGCCGTCGTGGTCGAGGTGGGAGGCACCGTCGGCGACATCGAGAGCCTTCCGTTCCTCGAGGCGATCCGCCAGCTGAAGAACGACCTCGGCCGGCAGAACGTCTTTTACGTTCACTGCTCGCTGGTCCCGGTCGTCCACGGCCAGGAGATGAAGACCAAGCCGACCCAGCACTCGGTCCATGCCCTGCGCGCCATCGGCATTCAGCCCGACGCCATCATCTGCCGTTCTGAGATCGCGATCGACGCCGACCTCAAGGAGAAGATCGCGCTGTTCTGTGACGTGCCGCGCGAGGCAGTCGTCTCGGTGCCCGACGTCGAGTCGATCTACGAGGTGCCGCTCATGCTCGAGGCCGCCGGACTCGGGAAGGTCATGGCCAAGCACTTCGAGCTCGACGAGACGGCGCATCTGCCGGACCACGGGCCGTGGATCCAGCTGGTCCACCGCATCAAGCATCCGCGCGCGACGGTGCCCGTCGCCCTGGTCGGCAAGTACGTGGCGCTGCCTGACGCTTACCTGAGCGTCATCGAGTCGCTGCGGCACGCCGGCATCCACCACGGCCTGGACATCGAGATCCGCTGGGTCTCATCCGAGAAGCTGGACGCCGGCGACACCTCGCCGCTGATGGGCGTCGCCGGCATCGTGGTGCCCGGTGGCTTCGGGTACCGCGGCATCGAAGGCAAGGTGCAGGCGTCGCGATATGCGCGCCACAACCGCATCCCATACCTCGGCCTGTGCCTCGGCATGCAGTGCGCGGTCATCGACTTCGCGCGTGAGGTCCTCGACGCGCCGGACGCCAACTCCACCGAGTTCGCGGCCTTCACCTCGACGCCGGTCATCGACCTGATGCCCGAACAGAGGAATGTCGACCAGATGGGGGCTTCGATGCGGCTCGGCCTGTACCCGTGCAAGCTGCTGCCCGGCTCGCTGGCGCACAGGGCCTACGGCGAAGAGGTCGTTTACGAGCGGCACCGCCACCGCTTCGAGTTCAACAACGAGTACCGCGAGTCGATGGGCGAGGCGGGCATGGTTTTCAGCGGCGTTTCGCCGAACGGCCGGCTGGTCGAGATCGTCGAGCTGGCCGACCACCCATGGTTCGTCGCCAGCCAGTTCCATCCCGAGTTCCGCTCGCGTCCGAACCGCGCGCACCCGCTCTTCCGTGACTTCGTGCGTGCGGCCTTCCTGCAGAGCGGTATCGACCAGATGGAGCTTCGCCCGGCCGAGCTGCTGGAAGAGACCGACAGCTAGCAGGTGGAGCAGCAGAGAGGGGCGATCCCGTCGTTTCAGGCGCGCGCCGAGCTGTCGCTCGAGCTCGTGCACGCCACGGAGGCGGCGGCGCTGGCCGCCGCGCGCCTGCTCGGCAAGGGCGATCCGGACCGGGTCAGCGAGGTCGCCGGAGAGGCGATGCGCGGCGTGCTCGAGGCCTCCAGCAGCTCGGGCACCGTCGTCCTCAGCCCGCGCAACGAGTCCTACCTCGCGCCGGGCACCGTCCTTGCCGGCGGCGACCGGCGGGTCGACTTCGGGCTCTTTCCGGTCGAGGGGGCGAGCCAGGTCGCGCGCGGCGCCGCCAGCGCGGTTTCCGTGCTGGTCGCGGTCGAGCCGGGCGGCTTCGCCCAGCTGCCGGAGGTGTGGCATGTCGAGAAGATCGTCGCCGGCCCGGCGGCGCGCGGCGCGATCGATCTCGACGACCCGATCGCCGACAACCTTCGCCGCATCGCCTTCGCGCGCGACGCCCGCGTCCAGGACCTCACGGTGGCCATCCTCGACCGTCCCCGCCACCAGGACCTCATGGCCGAGGTCGCGGCCGCCGGCGCGCGAATCCTCGCCCTCGGGGAGGGTGATTTCGCCGGCGCCGTCATGGCGGCCCTGCCCGGTACCGGGATCGACGCCGCGATCGGCATCGGCGACCTGCACGCAACCCTGATCGCAGCCTGCGCGGTGCGGTGTCTGGGCGGTGAGCTGCAGGCGCGGCTGTGGCCCCGCAACGAGGAGGAGAGGCTCCTCATCGGGGACCAGGCGCCCCGGGTTTTCGGGGTTGCCGACCTGGCCCCGGCCGCCGAGGTCGCCGTCGCCATCACCGGCGTCAGTGGCGGCCAGCTCCTGCCGGGAGTGATGTTCGGGAGCGGCTACGCCGAAACCTCGTCGCTGCTCATGTCCAGCCGGCACGCCACCGTCCGGCGGCTGACCACCCGCCATCACGTGGCCGGGGACCCGAGCTAGCGGCAGGGCGGCACTCCGGCTGCCTGGATTAGGGAGCTCCGGGCCGGGGTATCACATACACGAGCAGATGAACGATAAGGACGCCCTGACGCCGCCACCGGGCGGGAGCTATATTCCCCCGCCCCCGAGCTTCCCTGTGTCCTCGGACATCCCGCCGCAGTCGCCGTACCACCACGCGCCGGCGCCGCCAAGCTCCAACCGCGGCCTCATGGGCGGCCTGGGAGCCGTCCTCGCCGCGGCCTGGGCGTTCGTCAAGTTCGGGGGGATCCTGCTGTTCAAGATTCCGGCCCTGGGGACGCTGCTCTCGCTGGTGGTCAGCTTCGGCGGCTATGCGCTGTTCTACGGCCCCTGGTTCGCGGTCGGGCTGGTCGTGATGATCTTTGTGCACGAGATGGGACACGTGGTCGAGATCCGGCGCCAGGGCATGCAGGCGACGGCGCCGATCTTCATCCCGTTCATGGGCGCGGCCATCTTCCAGCGCTCACACCCCACCGACGCCCTCAAGCAGGCCCAGATCGGAATTGCGGGCCCCATCGCCGGCACCCTCGGCGCCACCGCCGCCTTCGTGCTCTACGGGTCGACGCACTCCCCGGTCCTGCTGCTCACGGCCCTCATCGGCTTCTACATCAACCTGTTCAACCTGATCCCGGTCTGGCAGCTGGACGGGGCGTGGATCCTCGCGCCGGTCTCGAAGTGGTTCCAGGTCGCGGGCTACGCGCTGATCGCGGCGGGCGCCCTGTTCCTGGGCTTCTTCAGCCCGCTGGTGATCATCATCGCCGTGCTCGGGATCCCGACTTTGATCCAGCGCTTCCGCGATGCCAACAACCCGTACTACACGTCGGTTTCCGCTCGCGGCCGGTGGGCCATGGGCGCCGCGTGGCTGGCCCTTGTCATCTATCTCGGAGTCGCAAGCCTTCAGGCGAGCAGCTTGCTCGGTTCCTTCGCTCGCTAAACTTTCCCATGGAGTTACTTTGAAAGCACAGATCCATCCCACCTACTACGAGGACGCGGTCGTCACCTGCGTGTGCGGGAACACGTTCACGACCGGGTCGACGCGCAAAGAGCTCAAGACCGAGATCTGCTCCGTCTGCCACCCGTTCTTCACGGGCACCCAGCGGATCGTGGACACCGGCGGTCAGGTCGAGCGGTTCCGCAAGCGGGCTGCGAAGACCAGAGCGTAGATGGCCGTCCCGGAGGTAACCGCTCCGGAGACGGGGACTCCGCCCCACAACCTGGCGCCGGAGGCCGCTCCCGCGCCCGCGGCCCAGGCGCCCCGGAGCTCGGGCGGCGGGGCCGAGCCGTTTTTCTATGGCGGCCAGGCGGTCATCGAGGGCGTGATGATGCGCGGCAAGCGTCACTACGCGGTCGCCGTGCGCCTGCTGAACACGCATGAGATCGTCGTCGACCGCGGTGAGCTGAAAGCGTCCATCTACGTCAACCCGATCTGGAAGCTGCCCTTCATTCGCGGCCTCGCCCTCATCGGAGAGCAGCTGCACCTCGGGATGAAGTCTTTGATGTGGTCGGCCAACATGGCGGCCGGCGCCCAGGACGTCGAGATCAGCAAGAAGGAGATCGGCGGCTCGGTCGCGGTCGCGGGCGTGTTCGCGCTGGCGATCTTCATCGGCCTGCCTCTGCTCCTGGCGAGCGTCGCGGTCCACCGCAGCGGCAGCTTTCTCTTCGTCCTGGTCGAGGGCTTGATCCGCGTCGGCCTGGTCCTCGGCTACCTGTCCGCGATCGCCCTGCTGCCAGATGTGCGTCGCGTCTTCCAGTACCACGGGGCGGAGCACAAGACGATTAACGCGTTCGAATCGGGATGGCCCATCGACGTTCCGTCCGTGCGCCGCGCCAGCACCCTTCACCCGCGCTGCGGGACAGGGTTCCTGCTCGTCGTTCTCGTCGTCAGCGTGATCGTCTTCAGCGCCGTGGCGATCTTTCACCCGAACTGGTTCTGGCTCGTGCTGAGCCGGCTGCTTGCGATTCCGATCATCGCGGGCGCCGGGTTCGAGCTCATCCGGTTCATGGCGCGCCACCGCCACCACCCCGTGGTGCGCGTCATGCTGCTGCCGGTGCTGGGGACGCAGAAGTTCACCACGCGTGAGCCCTCCGACGACATGCTCGAGGTTGCGATCACCGCCTTCAACAGCGCCCGCCAGGGTGAGGAGGACACCGCCGGAGCGGCGGCGTGATCGACCGGCTCGAGGCGATGGCTCGCCGGTATCAAGAGATCGAGAACGAGATGGGGCGGCCGGAGGTCGCCTCGGATCACGCCCAGCTGACCAAGCTCGCGCGCGAGCAGCACGCTCTGCGAGAGACCGTCCAGGCCTACGACGCATATCGCCGCGCACGCCAGGAGATCGAGTCGGCTCGGGAGCTGATCCGGCAGGAAAAAGACGCGGAGATGCAGGAATATCTGCGGGCGGAGGAGCACCACGCCTCGGCCGAGCTCGGCGAGCTCGAGGAGAAGTTGAAAGTGCTGCTGCTGCCCAAGGACCCCAACGACGAGCGCGACGTGGTGGTCGAGATCCAGGGCGCGGAGGGTGGGGAGGAGGCGGCGCTGTTCGCCGCCGACCTCTATCGCATGTACCAGAGGTGGGCGGAGCGCAAGGGCTGGAAGGTCGAGGTCGCGGACGTCTCGCCCAGCGACAAGGGCGGCTTTGACAAGATCGAGTTCGAGGTCCACGGCCACGGCGCTTATTCGCAGCTCAAGTACGAGGGCGGCGTGCATCGAGTGCAGCGCGTGCCGAAGACGGAGGCGCAGGGGCGCATTCACACGTCGGCGGCGACCGTCGCCGTCATGCCCGAGGCGGATCCCGTGGAGGTGGAGCTCAAACCCGAGGACATCGAGATCAAGACCTCGACGTCGACCGGCCCCGGCGGCCAGAGCGTGAACACCACGTATTCGGCGATTCGCATCACGCACAAGCCGACCGGGATGGTGGTGAGCATCCAGGACGAGAAGTCTCAGCTCCAGAACAAGGAGAAGGCCCTGCGCGTGCTGCGGGCGAGGCTGTACGAGCTGAAGCTCGCCGAGCAGCAGGCCGCGATCGGCGCGCAGCGCCGCGGCATGGTGGGCAGCGGCAACCGGTCCGAGAAGATCCGCACCTACAACTTCAAAGAGAACCGGGTCACCGACCACCGGATCAAGCTCACGCTGCACAAGCTCGACCAGGTGATGGCGGGCGATCTCGACGAGCTGGTCACCGCCCTGGTCAACGCCGAGCGGGCGGCGCAGCTCGACGGCGCTCCCGCCTGACCCAGCTCCGTTGACTGTGCTCGAGGTCCTCAAACTGGCCTCGAATCACCTGCACAAGCGCGGCTCGGATTCGGCTCGCCTGGATGCGGAGGTGCTGCTCGCGCACGCGCTGGGGGTGCGCCGGCTCGACCTCTACTTGCGGTTCGACCGGCCGCTGTCGGAAGCGGAGCTTGGACCGTATCGAGCCCTGGTGGCGCGCCGGGTTCGCGGCGAGCCGGTCGCGTACCTGGTCGGGCACAAGGAGTTCATGGCGCTGGACTTCGAGGTCACGCCCGCGGTCCTGGTGCCGAATCCG
Above is a window of bacterium DNA encoding:
- a CDS encoding fructose-bisphosphatase class II; the protein is MEQQRGAIPSFQARAELSLELVHATEAAALAAARLLGKGDPDRVSEVAGEAMRGVLEASSSSGTVVLSPRNESYLAPGTVLAGGDRRVDFGLFPVEGASQVARGAASAVSVLVAVEPGGFAQLPEVWHVEKIVAGPAARGAIDLDDPIADNLRRIAFARDARVQDLTVAILDRPRHQDLMAEVAAAGARILALGEGDFAGAVMAALPGTGIDAAIGIGDLHATLIAACAVRCLGGELQARLWPRNEEERLLIGDQAPRVFGVADLAPAAEVAVAITGVSGGQLLPGVMFGSGYAETSSLLMSSRHATVRRLTTRHHVAGDPS
- a CDS encoding CTP synthase; amino-acid sequence: MSKYVFVTGGVVSSLGKGITAASIGNILKARHLTVSLQKLDPYLNVDPGTMSPYQHGEVFVTDDGAETDLDLGHYERFVDENLTVASNVTTGKIYQEVIARERRGDYLGATVQVIPHVTNVIKEKILRASRDPQADAVVVEVGGTVGDIESLPFLEAIRQLKNDLGRQNVFYVHCSLVPVVHGQEMKTKPTQHSVHALRAIGIQPDAIICRSEIAIDADLKEKIALFCDVPREAVVSVPDVESIYEVPLMLEAAGLGKVMAKHFELDETAHLPDHGPWIQLVHRIKHPRATVPVALVGKYVALPDAYLSVIESLRHAGIHHGLDIEIRWVSSEKLDAGDTSPLMGVAGIVVPGGFGYRGIEGKVQASRYARHNRIPYLGLCLGMQCAVIDFAREVLDAPDANSTEFAAFTSTPVIDLMPEQRNVDQMGASMRLGLYPCKLLPGSLAHRAYGEEVVYERHRHRFEFNNEYRESMGEAGMVFSGVSPNGRLVEIVELADHPWFVASQFHPEFRSRPNRAHPLFRDFVRAAFLQSGIDQMELRPAELLEETDS
- a CDS encoding site-2 protease family protein; this translates as MNDKDALTPPPGGSYIPPPPSFPVSSDIPPQSPYHHAPAPPSSNRGLMGGLGAVLAAAWAFVKFGGILLFKIPALGTLLSLVVSFGGYALFYGPWFAVGLVVMIFVHEMGHVVEIRRQGMQATAPIFIPFMGAAIFQRSHPTDALKQAQIGIAGPIAGTLGATAAFVLYGSTHSPVLLLTALIGFYINLFNLIPVWQLDGAWILAPVSKWFQVAGYALIAAGALFLGFFSPLVIIIAVLGIPTLIQRFRDANNPYYTSVSARGRWAMGAAWLALVIYLGVASLQASSLLGSFAR
- a CDS encoding peptide chain release factor 1, giving the protein MIDRLEAMARRYQEIENEMGRPEVASDHAQLTKLAREQHALRETVQAYDAYRRARQEIESARELIRQEKDAEMQEYLRAEEHHASAELGELEEKLKVLLLPKDPNDERDVVVEIQGAEGGEEAALFAADLYRMYQRWAERKGWKVEVADVSPSDKGGFDKIEFEVHGHGAYSQLKYEGGVHRVQRVPKTEAQGRIHTSAATVAVMPEADPVEVELKPEDIEIKTSTSTGPGGQSVNTTYSAIRITHKPTGMVVSIQDEKSQLQNKEKALRVLRARLYELKLAEQQAAIGAQRRGMVGSGNRSEKIRTYNFKENRVTDHRIKLTLHKLDQVMAGDLDELVTALVNAERAAQLDGAPA
- a CDS encoding 50S ribosomal protein L31, whose translation is MKAQIHPTYYEDAVVTCVCGNTFTTGSTRKELKTEICSVCHPFFTGTQRIVDTGGQVERFRKRAAKTRA
- a CDS encoding lactamase; the protein is MDVTWLGHGCFRLRGRGAAVVTDPYPPAIGLKLQRLDADLVTVSHEHENHNYTQILRDAYEIRGPGEYEVAGISVIGVPTYHDAEKGAKQGRNTIYLIEIDDVRVCHLGDLGHRLDDADAEAISAPDVLLVPVGGRTAINAAEAAEVVRQLEPRYVVPMHYAIPGLKLELDTIDRFLKEMGVKPSEPQPKLSVMASSGDYETKVVVLEPKVEPR
- a CDS encoding DUF1385 domain-containing protein — protein: MAVPEVTAPETGTPPHNLAPEAAPAPAAQAPRSSGGGAEPFFYGGQAVIEGVMMRGKRHYAVAVRLLNTHEIVVDRGELKASIYVNPIWKLPFIRGLALIGEQLHLGMKSLMWSANMAAGAQDVEISKKEIGGSVAVAGVFALAIFIGLPLLLASVAVHRSGSFLFVLVEGLIRVGLVLGYLSAIALLPDVRRVFQYHGAEHKTINAFESGWPIDVPSVRRASTLHPRCGTGFLLVVLVVSVIVFSAVAIFHPNWFWLVLSRLLAIPIIAGAGFELIRFMARHRHHPVVRVMLLPVLGTQKFTTREPSDDMLEVAITAFNSARQGEEDTAGAAA